A window of Bacillus sp. 2205SS5-2 contains these coding sequences:
- a CDS encoding pro-sigmaK processing inhibitor BofA family protein, whose translation MNPIIVISLLSGGVLLLLSAGTPFKPVRFVGQAVMKVMIGALFLFFLNAFGSQFGVHVPINFVTSSISGVLGIPGVIGLTIIQTMII comes from the coding sequence TGAGTGGGGGAGTTTTATTGCTCTTATCTGCAGGTACGCCATTTAAACCAGTTCGCTTTGTAGGTCAAGCAGTCATGAAAGTAATGATTGGTGCGTTATTTTTATTCTTTCTTAATGCGTTTGGCAGTCAATTTGGCGTTCACGTACCAATCAATTTTGTTACATCATCTATATCAGGGGTTCTTGGAATTCCAGGTGTTATAGGTCTTACCATCATCCAAACAATGATTATTTAA